One window from the genome of Enterobacter pseudoroggenkampii encodes:
- a CDS encoding DNA-binding protein has translation MNNIILFKSKKHILVEENYNEFIKFCRYQLSGLTQTQDWEQYAWKGYVTFRKIGIGNKIFDSIDAMHEDYINFAKAYIRYQHTLKPLKNYGVIMMALRCLEQALLQVQNTGLIYNVTAVVFDEAMQIGSKYFEGNVLAKCGIQLEKISKFLCEHNLVKSGYISWKNHVKQKVKNNYLTEIEDYHRSDKLPDEEALLAIADIFSQNDELLSPRDKFTSSVFALLLCCPSRISEILALPADCEITQIDGKGIERYGLRFYSVKGYGPNIKWIPRVMIPVAKKAIRRLLSLSQNARALAHWCEKYPDKFYRHELCPTVDEKAKLTVVQVCHALGYNLFDHKSCVLKIKRTSLDGGKSFLNHNDYNYSLSNLWEIISSNFSRDFPWYDKEKSIKFSNALCLLNTDQFSLSRMTSIFTFYKPTKSFFFSDIQRKKSYEMNYKNIFSRYGYYDDEGKPLLIRSHQPRHLLNTIAHYGEMSELDIAKWSGRINANQNRVYNHVSEEDMLDKIKAIKLNRSNYCQRESIPTNELTIDFDNLNQGAIHLTEFGYCVHNYLIKPCAKINHLIECDNETPDINSVDRIRLQSVRGKVMQLKRITQIAYENGDYGADKWLQHHKKNLERINKLLNN, from the coding sequence ATGAATAATATTATTTTGTTCAAATCAAAAAAACATATTCTTGTAGAAGAAAATTATAATGAGTTCATAAAATTTTGTCGCTATCAACTGTCCGGACTAACCCAAACTCAGGATTGGGAGCAGTATGCCTGGAAAGGATATGTCACATTTAGAAAAATAGGGATTGGAAATAAAATCTTTGATTCCATTGATGCAATGCACGAAGATTATATCAATTTTGCGAAAGCATATATCAGATATCAACACACATTGAAACCATTAAAAAATTATGGGGTTATTATGATGGCCTTGCGATGTCTCGAACAGGCCCTTTTGCAGGTTCAGAACACTGGTCTCATTTATAATGTTACAGCCGTTGTTTTCGATGAGGCAATGCAGATCGGGAGTAAATATTTTGAAGGTAACGTTTTGGCTAAATGTGGAATACAGCTTGAAAAAATATCAAAGTTTCTGTGTGAACATAATCTTGTGAAGTCAGGATATATCTCATGGAAAAACCATGTAAAACAGAAAGTCAAAAACAATTATCTTACTGAGATTGAGGATTATCACCGAAGCGATAAGTTACCAGATGAAGAAGCATTGCTCGCTATTGCTGATATTTTTTCTCAAAATGATGAGTTACTGAGTCCAAGGGATAAGTTCACCAGTTCAGTATTTGCACTTCTACTTTGTTGTCCGAGCAGAATTTCTGAAATTTTAGCCTTACCTGCTGATTGTGAGATTACACAAATAGATGGCAAGGGTATCGAAAGATATGGTTTGAGATTTTATTCGGTAAAAGGGTATGGCCCTAATATCAAATGGATTCCACGGGTTATGATACCAGTTGCAAAGAAAGCGATTAGAAGATTACTTTCCTTATCACAAAATGCAAGAGCACTTGCTCACTGGTGCGAAAAGTACCCGGATAAATTTTACCGACATGAGCTTTGCCCAACAGTTGATGAAAAAGCTAAATTGACCGTTGTACAAGTTTGCCATGCACTGGGGTATAATTTATTTGATCATAAATCATGTGTTTTAAAAATTAAAAGAACGAGTTTGGATGGTGGGAAAAGTTTCTTAAACCACAATGATTACAACTATTCATTGAGTAATTTGTGGGAAATTATTAGTTCTAATTTTAGCAGAGATTTTCCATGGTATGATAAAGAAAAATCCATAAAATTTAGTAATGCTTTATGCTTGCTCAATACTGATCAATTTTCTTTATCAAGAATGACTTCAATTTTCACATTTTACAAACCTACTAAAAGTTTCTTTTTCAGTGACATACAAAGAAAAAAAAGCTATGAGATGAATTATAAAAATATATTTTCCCGATATGGATATTATGATGATGAAGGTAAACCACTACTTATTCGCTCACACCAGCCACGGCACCTTTTAAACACAATAGCCCATTATGGTGAAATGTCTGAACTGGATATAGCTAAATGGTCTGGTCGTATCAATGCGAATCAGAACAGAGTTTATAACCATGTGTCGGAAGAAGATATGTTAGATAAAATCAAAGCTATTAAATTGAATAGGAGTAATTACTGTCAAAGGGAGTCAATACCCACAAATGAATTGACAATTGATTTTGATAACCTTAATCAAGGTGCAATACACTTAACTGAATTTGGTTACTGTGTACATAACTATTTAATCAAGCCTTGTGCAAAAATTAATCATCTTATTGAATGTGATAATGAAACACCGGACATTAACTCAGTAGATAGAATTAGACTGCAATCTGTCCGAGGGAAAGTAATGCAATTAAAGAGAATAACTCAGATCGCTTATGAAAATGGTGATTATGGTGCAGACAAATGGTTGCAACACCACAAAAAAAATTTGGAAAGAATTAATAAACTATTGAATAATTGA
- a CDS encoding tyrosine-type recombinase/integrase — protein MCSICVDSFMFENGERYCHVVNKDTGEPLYYPNLYITTQVRNRSESISTMKVIAGSISLLYRFFMRKNINIDERIQKRIFLAPHEIEDLIEFTSFNFRDGENDNFRSSNVKKPTKYFRITTIANYLEWLCKIHLSHTGQKDTLKYILDFINNIKRKKPRNNDKYNMDIEKSLNNEQLDSLFSILAPGSKLNPFSEKVQKRNNLIFLLLHCFGLRAGELLNLRIGDIDFAESTIAIRRRANDKTDPRVYQPLVKTCERKLIADKKLMFEISDYILNDRRNIKNSNKHDFLFITYKEGKTQGQPISFSSYHKVVSVVRQSSSLLGGLTGHKLRHTWNYEFSKAIDKNQDISDEKEQQIRSYLMGWRPGSETSMIYNRRHIYELSKKTALEQQEQLFKGEFDE, from the coding sequence ATGTGCAGTATTTGTGTGGATTCTTTTATGTTCGAAAATGGTGAGAGATATTGTCATGTTGTAAATAAAGATACTGGTGAGCCATTGTATTATCCAAACTTGTATATAACAACACAAGTCAGGAATCGGTCAGAGTCTATATCAACAATGAAGGTTATCGCTGGGAGCATTTCATTGTTATATCGATTCTTTATGAGAAAAAATATCAATATTGATGAAAGAATTCAGAAAAGGATATTTCTGGCTCCTCATGAAATTGAAGATTTGATCGAATTCACTTCATTCAATTTTCGAGATGGCGAGAATGATAATTTTAGAAGTTCAAATGTCAAAAAACCAACTAAGTACTTTCGGATAACAACCATAGCTAACTATCTGGAATGGCTGTGCAAAATACATCTTTCTCATACAGGACAGAAGGATACTCTCAAATATATTTTAGATTTCATTAACAACATAAAACGAAAGAAACCGAGAAATAATGATAAATATAATATGGATATAGAAAAAAGTTTAAATAATGAACAATTGGATTCTTTGTTTAGCATTCTTGCACCGGGTAGCAAATTAAATCCTTTTTCAGAAAAAGTGCAAAAAAGAAACAATCTAATATTCCTGCTATTACACTGCTTTGGCCTGAGAGCAGGTGAACTTTTGAATCTGCGAATTGGTGATATAGATTTTGCAGAATCGACAATTGCAATAAGAAGAAGAGCAAATGATAAAACAGATCCGCGAGTGTATCAGCCTTTAGTTAAAACTTGTGAGAGGAAATTAATTGCTGATAAAAAGCTCATGTTTGAAATTTCAGATTATATTCTGAATGATCGAAGAAACATAAAAAATTCTAACAAACATGATTTCCTGTTTATTACTTATAAGGAAGGAAAAACTCAAGGGCAACCTATTTCATTTTCTTCATATCACAAAGTGGTGAGTGTTGTTCGTCAATCCTCCTCACTTCTAGGGGGATTGACAGGTCACAAACTCAGACATACATGGAATTATGAGTTTTCGAAAGCAATAGACAAGAATCAGGACATATCCGATGAAAAAGAGCAACAAATCCGTTCTTATCTCATGGGATGGCGACCGGGTTCAGAAACTTCAATGATTTATAATCGCAGGCATATTTATGAGCTATCGAAAAAAACTGCACTTGAACAACAAGAGCAACTATTCAAAGGAGAATTTGATGAATAA
- a CDS encoding helix-turn-helix transcriptional regulator translates to MKNQATRLIRLPEVLERTGYGKAWIYRLINDGKFPAPVKIGSRAVAFVESEIDTWIQSVIETSRNNVA, encoded by the coding sequence ATGAAAAATCAAGCAACCCGCCTAATACGATTACCAGAAGTTCTCGAACGAACTGGCTACGGAAAAGCCTGGATATATCGTCTGATCAACGATGGTAAGTTTCCTGCTCCTGTCAAAATTGGAAGTCGTGCAGTAGCTTTCGTTGAAAGTGAGATTGATACCTGGATTCAGTCTGTTATCGAAACAAGTCGAAATAATGTTGCTTAA
- a CDS encoding bifunctional transcriptional activator/DNA repair enzyme AdaA, with the protein MKITDKNLCDIWYQALLERSSEYTGVFFVGVKTTGVFCISVCRARKPKRENVEFYKDAKSALAAGFRPCKVCRPAENAHSAPLFVEQALALVRRDIKSRVADAELRQHGISPERVRRWFLQHHGITFQAFQRMQRVNVALQELKSGRAATDVALDNGYESLSGFGYTYKRLTGAAPTQATQVIVIHRFTTTLGPMFVCATEQGVCLLEFTDRRMLETEFRDIQRLFNARIVTGENNHTRQTVKEVGEYFAGTRRQFDLALDAPGSYFQQSVWHALRAVPYGQTSYYQAISLRLNKPNAVRAVAAANGANRIAIVIPCHRIIGKDGAMTGYGGGISRKEWLIEHERNNV; encoded by the coding sequence ATGAAAATAACCGATAAGAATTTATGCGATATCTGGTATCAGGCATTACTTGAACGTTCTTCAGAATATACTGGCGTGTTTTTTGTTGGCGTCAAAACCACTGGCGTATTCTGCATTTCGGTATGCCGGGCGCGAAAGCCCAAACGCGAAAATGTCGAATTTTATAAAGATGCCAAATCTGCCCTGGCGGCTGGCTTTCGTCCCTGTAAGGTCTGCAGGCCCGCTGAAAATGCGCACAGCGCGCCATTATTCGTTGAGCAGGCGCTTGCGCTTGTCAGGCGCGATATTAAATCCCGTGTAGCAGACGCGGAGCTTCGTCAGCATGGCATCAGCCCGGAGCGGGTAAGACGCTGGTTCCTGCAACATCACGGCATCACTTTTCAGGCTTTCCAGCGAATGCAGCGGGTGAACGTTGCCCTGCAGGAGCTGAAAAGCGGACGAGCGGCGACTGACGTTGCGCTGGACAATGGCTATGAATCCCTTAGCGGCTTTGGTTACACCTACAAGCGGCTTACTGGCGCAGCGCCGACTCAGGCAACCCAGGTGATAGTCATTCACCGGTTTACCACGACGCTTGGACCGATGTTTGTCTGCGCGACAGAGCAGGGAGTCTGTCTGCTGGAGTTTACCGATCGCCGGATGTTGGAAACAGAATTCCGCGATATACAGCGTTTATTTAACGCCAGAATCGTCACCGGTGAAAACAACCATACCCGACAGACAGTAAAAGAGGTCGGCGAGTATTTTGCCGGAACGCGCCGACAGTTTGATCTCGCTTTAGATGCTCCGGGTAGTTATTTTCAACAATCCGTCTGGCATGCGTTGCGCGCTGTTCCCTATGGACAGACCTCATACTATCAGGCCATTTCACTACGGCTTAATAAGCCAAATGCTGTGCGCGCCGTCGCTGCAGCTAACGGTGCCAACCGGATTGCGATTGTGATTCCCTGTCACAGGATAATTGGAAAAGATGGCGCGATGACAGGTTATGGAGGGGGGATTTCACGCAAAGAATGGCTCATTGAGCATGAGAGAAATAATGTTTAA
- a CDS encoding DUF6387 family protein: MNNWSPEHTKDIKSWFKIDTYRKFEDLSLLQFYHEIWARNLFFKEYREEFESRTLMGYFSKIFSGNPFLIEEGQLGYMTPANKLFQPPHFFLTTLDRLAETSIIAMQRGGFVWDGDDNYSINRDLREESLSDIMPDQFSRTVMFEIDLASGTDEEIAESLKAALPQWRKIKGIEPDPLESVRFGYGTIKKLISYRVIPMLDILVWAAVKKIRVSDDRLSRLLYTDDDEESEMRQSSQIKDTDRPLALKSCTTDFIRQFHYFMNKNSHLKQMKVSDVMKLSD, from the coding sequence TTGAACAACTGGTCACCAGAGCACACAAAAGACATCAAGAGTTGGTTTAAGATTGATACATATCGCAAATTTGAAGACCTCTCATTGCTCCAGTTTTACCATGAGATATGGGCTCGTAACTTGTTCTTTAAGGAGTATCGGGAAGAGTTTGAGAGCAGAACTCTTATGGGTTACTTCTCAAAAATTTTCAGTGGCAATCCTTTTTTAATTGAAGAAGGGCAACTGGGATACATGACTCCTGCCAATAAACTTTTTCAGCCTCCCCATTTTTTTCTAACAACTCTTGATCGCCTTGCTGAAACGAGCATCATTGCTATGCAACGCGGAGGTTTTGTTTGGGATGGTGATGACAATTATTCAATAAACAGAGATCTTCGGGAAGAATCACTTTCAGATATTATGCCAGATCAGTTTTCACGAACAGTCATGTTCGAGATTGATTTGGCAAGTGGCACAGACGAAGAGATTGCAGAGTCGCTTAAAGCTGCATTACCGCAGTGGCGTAAAATCAAAGGTATCGAACCAGATCCTTTAGAATCAGTTCGCTTTGGGTATGGAACTATCAAGAAACTCATCAGTTATCGTGTGATACCTATGCTGGATATCCTGGTGTGGGCAGCCGTTAAAAAAATCCGTGTCTCTGACGACAGGTTATCCAGACTGCTATATACAGACGATGACGAAGAAAGCGAAATGAGGCAGTCTAGCCAAATCAAAGATACCGACAGGCCTTTGGCTCTTAAATCCTGCACAACTGACTTTATCCGACAATTCCATTACTTCATGAACAAAAATAGCCATTTGAAGCAAATGAAAGTCTCTGATGTAATGAAACTATCTGATTAG
- a CDS encoding tyrosine-type recombinase/integrase — protein sequence MNNLIKNKSDKMSLHEHKIVSSIENNGINLTNLICAMNENLVCGFVYTVQYYFNSYSYLYVKNIVRNMESLIRKLSPTHIDDKVLIEYQNKKLSKASASFRVLRPFLIKWFELGYPGIDESAVELLKHLDLKIKKSGQSVLQDDPTEGPLNKEEHTSLIKAMNHAYRKGELSLPHYAISLLISLTGRRPQQLVMLKYKDLLQKNLDNGKVEYVISVPRVKQRGKELRYRELAIISEVASIVQLQANQSVKLVEQALGKTLDDYSKREVPIFLNEEKLLDLSITGSILLEYNKLYAKPTIANVALKSIVNNGNVISNRTGSILNITPRRLRYTIATMLAKNGHNVNTIAELLDHSSTSSAGIYIKNHADSVERIDSAVSEQLSFVADIFMNGIKSKKSSHFKFFSSSRCQSQNSGFPCNQCMFFIPIDRSEVNQL from the coding sequence ATGAATAATTTAATTAAAAATAAATCTGATAAAATGTCTTTGCATGAACATAAAATCGTCAGTTCGATTGAAAATAACGGAATCAATCTTACAAACTTAATATGTGCTATGAACGAAAATTTGGTTTGTGGGTTTGTATATACAGTACAATATTATTTTAATAGCTACAGCTATTTGTATGTGAAAAATATTGTTAGAAATATGGAGAGTCTTATCCGTAAACTATCTCCTACTCATATTGATGATAAGGTTCTAATTGAATATCAAAATAAGAAATTATCAAAAGCCTCAGCATCATTTCGCGTTTTACGACCATTTTTGATTAAATGGTTTGAGTTAGGATATCCGGGAATAGATGAAAGTGCGGTAGAACTGTTAAAGCATTTGGACCTAAAAATAAAAAAATCTGGTCAGTCTGTGCTTCAAGATGATCCAACAGAGGGACCATTAAATAAAGAAGAACATACTTCTTTGATTAAGGCTATGAATCATGCATATAGAAAAGGTGAACTGTCACTGCCACATTATGCAATATCACTATTGATCAGTCTTACAGGTAGAAGACCTCAGCAGTTAGTTATGTTGAAATATAAAGACCTTCTTCAAAAGAACTTAGATAATGGCAAAGTAGAATATGTAATTTCAGTGCCACGAGTAAAACAACGGGGTAAAGAACTACGATATCGAGAACTTGCAATAATATCAGAGGTTGCATCAATTGTTCAATTGCAAGCTAATCAATCAGTGAAACTTGTTGAGCAAGCTCTTGGAAAAACTCTTGATGATTATTCTAAACGAGAAGTTCCTATTTTCTTAAATGAGGAAAAACTCTTAGATTTATCCATAACAGGTTCAATTCTTCTGGAATATAATAAATTATATGCGAAGCCTACAATTGCTAATGTAGCATTGAAAAGTATTGTTAATAATGGGAATGTAATATCCAACCGTACCGGTTCGATACTAAATATTACTCCTCGTAGGCTTCGTTATACAATAGCAACTATGCTGGCTAAGAATGGGCATAATGTTAATACTATAGCTGAATTATTGGATCATTCATCTACTTCAAGTGCGGGGATTTATATTAAAAATCATGCTGACAGTGTTGAAAGGATTGATTCCGCTGTTTCAGAACAATTGTCATTTGTCGCTGATATTTTTATGAACGGAATCAAATCGAAAAAGAGTAGTCATTTCAAATTTTTTTCTTCAAGTAGATGCCAGAGTCAGAATTCAGGATTTCCTTGCAATCAATGTATGTTTTTTATTCCGATTGATCGCAGTGAGGTGAATCAACTATGA